CCGTCGTGGAACCCACCTCGGTGCAGGTGTATGCGTCGGATGGCGATGCCGCAGAGCTTGGTCCGGACACGGGCGAGTTCACCTTTCAACGGATCGGGGATCTCAACTTCGATCTCACGATGCAGGTCACAATGACTGGGACGGCGAGCAACGCGATCGACTTTGTTCAGATACCCTTCTCAAACATCGTTGTCCTGCCGGCGGGTGTGGAAACGTTGACGCTTCCCGTAACTCCATTCCTGGATCATCGCACCGAAGGCGACGAGACGCTCACATTTACGATCGTGACGAACGTTGCCTACACGGTCATTGGCGGGGAGGCGACCGTGACAATCCACGACTCTCCTTATGGAATGTGGAACATCGCGCGGTTCACGCTTGAAGAGCTGACCGACCCATCGTTGAGCGGCGAGGCCGCGGATTTCGACACCGACGGCCGGTTCAACTTTGTGGAATACGCGTTCAACATGGAGCCCAAATCCGTCGAGACGGATTCGCCGATGATCACGACGCTGGAGCTGAACCCGGCGACTTCGCGCCAGCACATCACGCTCACTTACCAGCGGCGCCTCGAACCGACAGACGTGGGATACGAAGTGCGGACATCCAGCGATTTGGTGAACTGGAATTTCGGTTCCGAACACATTGAAGAGATCGAGGTCGTCGACGACGGAAACGGGCTCACTGAAACGGTGAAAGCTCGGGTCGTGGCTCCGTGGCCAACGGGCAGTCGCCAATTCGTGACGATCCGCGTCTGGCTGCGTTCCACTGGGCCATGAACGCAATGGCGGCGCCTGCAGCATGGCACACCGGGACCTGCACCAGAGAAAGATCGCGGTCCGTGACAAAGACGAATTGTCGAGAAGCGTCCTCGAACGCGAGCTTGGCGAAGACCAACAGGATACCCGCGCGGTAAAGCCAACGTCGGCCTCCAGCAGCTCCCTTGTAGCCGGGCTTCGCCACCTACTTGACTTGTTCCGGCGAGTCCCGCAGCCGCTCCTTGAACAAACCCGGTTGTTCATCAAGGTTCGCCACCATGTTCGTGGCTGCCTGCTTCAGTCCCCTTTCCGCATCGAAGCGCAATGGTTCATTCAAATGGAGGGGCGTGGCCGAGCCTCCGATCTGGCTTACTCCAGGCGCGAGAAAGAGCCGCCGAAATGGGAATCCGACAACCATTTTGGCGGAAGGTTGCGCAGGAGGCAGCGCGCTGTCGTGATTCGGATTACAGGTGCGCTGCCAAAATCGGCGAACACTTTCGCAATTTACCGCAATCCAGCCGGCCCTGAATCGTTTTGACTCACTTGGCGAGTCGGATATTCTCCCCGCTCTCGTTTCCCGGGAAACACCGGATAGTGGAATTCGCCCCGGCCAAGACCGCGCGGCTCATGGAGACTGATTTATGGCAAAGCTGACAATTCGAGACCTGAATGTTCGTGGCAAACGCGTTTTCCTGCGCGTCGATTACAACGTGCCGCTTGAGGAAAAAGATGGCCAGATGGTCATCACCGATGACACCCGGATCAAGGAAACTCTTCCGACCCTGAAAGCGCTGATCGAGCAGGGTGGCAAATTAATCCTGACCGCCCACCTCGGCCGCCCCAAGGGCCAGCGCGAAGCCACCATGTCGCTCCGCCCAGTCGCCGCCCGCCTTGCCGAAATGCTCGCGCGGCCAGTCGCGTTTGTCGACGATTGCATCGGAGAAAAAGTCGAGAAAACCGTCGGCATCATGAAGGATGGCGACATCGTCCTGCTCGAGAACGTCCGCTACTACAACGAGGAGGAGAAGAACGATCCTGCGTTCGCCGAGAAGCTGGCGAAGGTTGCTGATGTTTATGTGAACGACGCATTCGGCGCGGCGCACCGGGCCCACGCATCCACGGAAGGCGTTGCGCGCATCGTGTCCAAACGCGGTGGCAAGTGCGCCGCCGGGTTGCTGATGGAACGCGAGTTGAAGTTCCTCGGCGACGAACTGGAGTCGCCCGCAAAACCGTTCGTGGTCATTCTCGGCGGCGCCAAAGTGTCCGACAAAATCAAGGTAATCGACCGCCTCCTTGAAAAGGCCGACACCATCCTGATCGGCGGCGCAATGGCTTACACCTTCAAGCTCGCGCAGGGTTACAAAGTCGGGCAATCACTGGTCGAACCTGAAAAAACAGACGTCGCCCTCTCAGCGCTCGAAAAGGCAAAGCAACGCGGTGTGCAATTCCTGCTGCCGATCGACAACGTCGTCGCCACGCCCGTCAAGACCGACAAGCTCAACAAGAAGGGCAAGCCGATCATTGATCTCAACAACCCGCGCACCAATTCCGAGGAGAACATTCCGGACAACGAGGAAGGCGTGGATATCGGACCAGCGACAGCCAAGAAGTTCGCTGACGTCCTTCTCAGCGCAAAAACGATCCTTTGGAACGGACCGATGGGTATTTTCGAAGACAAGCGTTTCGCAGCAGGAACCAATGCCGTTGCCCAGGCAGTCGCTGAAGCCACGCAAAAAGGCGCCAAGAGCATCATTGGCGGTGGCGACAGCGTGAAGGCGCTGAACAAGGCAGGCCTCGGCAGCAAGGTGA
The Verrucomicrobiia bacterium genome window above contains:
- a CDS encoding phosphoglycerate kinase, with product MAKLTIRDLNVRGKRVFLRVDYNVPLEEKDGQMVITDDTRIKETLPTLKALIEQGGKLILTAHLGRPKGQREATMSLRPVAARLAEMLARPVAFVDDCIGEKVEKTVGIMKDGDIVLLENVRYYNEEEKNDPAFAEKLAKVADVYVNDAFGAAHRAHASTEGVARIVSKRGGKCAAGLLMERELKFLGDELESPAKPFVVILGGAKVSDKIKVIDRLLEKADTILIGGAMAYTFKLAQGYKVGQSLVEPEKTDVALSALEKAKQRGVQFLLPIDNVVATPVKTDKLNKKGKPIIDLNNPRTNSEENIPDNEEGVDIGPATAKKFADVLLSAKTILWNGPMGIFEDKRFAAGTNAVAQAVAEATQKGAKSIIGGGDSVKALNKAGLGSKVTFMSTGGGASLEFLEGSELPGVAALSDK